A part of Crassostrea angulata isolate pt1a10 chromosome 5, ASM2561291v2, whole genome shotgun sequence genomic DNA contains:
- the LOC128184980 gene encoding zinc finger protein 37-like: protein MSSREFPLNMAEGRSADKGDVDQGKQRSVSSNANKNDISCYSDVIKNLLSITTKSQQESKKRYKLVVLRPKHPGDKLMMPRPKHPGDKLMMPRPKHPGDPQQSGSKDATDHNRFLQQVETATPSNIGPLDTSHFYISQNIKTEDDSYWIGLNESPSLCTSTATDKTSIPQMTKTENDVANESVISQNIKTEDIIINSDLTGHNQPTSPALCTPIVSTVIKTENDKDVISDARLTGWNESKVNTSHSVNSQMLSASKCSSTMINTENDFRIFGTSLGDQHHISYFSLEPSLSHVVKNETNLTITNSSLESLHMSVGNAHCQNDSLSSKKRYTSILLPKDSPSTPIHTIYQCPVSLNPVKSWSDIKGVIDRTSSRKRHIAPQQSASKETQSSVDMSKEEDEEESINKFLEMSGKFFKCGFCDEAFAEAEELNWHLREHSSFNRRQPEKRQKPCQEFKGSLITEACPICLKQTPCEDLGLHCKSHGVMLTEIMFNCEKCSTLFNSSQRLNVCVHLENNKEALQRSLRYRCSVCRENYEEISAFKEHMQAHKIPERARALAIYTCPICDKLFSNQSLLKKHRKNGCSQEVAKTCRFCGQFYQRNFESPSSIGTNNGCIKCRKFLKLKISLRKQMSTQKIHRCPVCSRCFSRIFLMKSHMRNNHIQEVKQKGFKCFICGKVFRSLGNIGLHMNSHVPVRSLPCLLCRKKFSNGLHLKLHMKIHSSEMFYCKICYKRFYNANHFFRHRAMNPIDCNCEGYASNTKHSASCVKVRVFFKAGNSYILDVCKESSLHACKICSAQFESVMHLQHHLKTKHEMIRSIHALLSRKT from the exons ATGAGCTCTAGGGAGTTTCCACTGAACATGGCTGAAGGCAGAAGTGCTGATAAAGGAGATGTGGACCAAGGGAAGCAAAGGTCTGTTAGTTCAAATGCTAACAAAAATGATATCAGCTGTTATTCCGATGTTATAAAAAATTTACTCAGTATAACAACTAAGAGTCAGCAAGAATCGAAGAAGAGATATAAGCTTGTAGTGCTACGTCCAAAACACCCTGGTGACAAGCTTATGATGCCACGTCCAAAACACCCTGGTGACAAGCTTATGATGCCACGTCCAAAACACCCTGGTGACCCCCAGCAATCAGGGTCAAAAGATGCTACAGATCATAACAGATTCTTGCAGCAAGTAGAAACTGCCACCCCTTCAAATATTGGACCATTGGATACAAGTCATTTTTACATCTCACAGAATATAAAAACAGAGGACGATTCTTATTGGATAGGACTCAATGAGTCTCCCTCTTTATGTACATCAACTGCTACTGATAAAACATCAATTCCTCAAATGACAAAAACTGAAAATGATGTTGCAAATGAATCCGTCATCTCACAGAATATAAAAACAGAAGACATTATAATCAATTCTGATTTGACAGGACACAATCAACCTACATCTCCTGCTTTATGTACACCGATAGTTTCTACTGTGATAAAAACTGAAAACGATAAGGATGTTATATCTGATGCAAGATTGACTGGTTGGAATGAGTCTAAAGTCAATACGTCTCACTCAGTGAATTCACAAATGTTGTCAGCAAGCAAGTGTAGTTCTACGATGATAAATACAGAAAATGATTTTCGCATATTTGGTACCAGTTTGGGGGACCAACATCACATATCTTATTTTTCTCTTGAACCTTCACTCTCCCATGTTGTCAAGAATGAGACCAATCTAACAATAACTAATTCCTCTTTGGAAAGTTTGCATATGTCTGTAGGGAATGCACATTGTCAGAATGATTCTTTATCCAGTAAGAAGAGATACACCTCAATACTGCTCCCCAAGGACTCACCAAGTACACCAATACACACTATTTATCAGTGCCCAGTCTCCCTTAATCCAGTAAAAAGTTGGAGTGATATTAAAGGAGTTATTGATAGGACCAGCTCAAGGAAGAGACATATTGCCCCACAACAATCAGCTTCCAAGGAAACCCAATCCTCAGTTGATATGTCCAAG GAGGAGGATGAAGAGGAAAGTATTAACAAATTTTTAGAGATGTctggaaaattttttaaatgtggaTTCTGTGATGAGGCATTTGCAGAAGCAGAAGAACTGAACTGGCATCTTAGGGAGCACAGCAGTTTCAACAGAAGGCAACCGGAGAAACGTCAGAAGCCGTGTCAGGAGTTTAAAGGGTCTTTGATTACAGAAGCATGTCCAATCTGTTTAAAGCAAACTCCGTGCGAAGACTTGGGGCTACACTGCAAATCTCATGGCGTAATGCTAACAGAAATAATGTTCAATTGTGAAAAATGTTCCACCTTGTTTAATTCTTCACAGCGGCTCAATGTTTGTGTTCACTTGGAAAACAACAAAGAGGCTCTTCAAAGGAGTTTGAGGTACCGCTGCTCAGTTTGCAGAGAGAATTATGAAGAGATTTCTGCATTTAAGGAGCACATGCAAGCTCACAAGATACCTGAAAGGGCACGTGCTCTAGCTATATACACATGCCCAATATGTGACAAGCTTTTTTCCAACCAGTCTCTATTAAAAAAGCATCGAAAGAATGGGTGTTCTCAAGAGGTAGCTAAGACGTGCAGATTTTGTGGGCAGTtctatcaaagaaattttgaaagtcCATCTTCCATTGGTACAAACAATGGATGCATAAAATGCAGGAAGttcttaaagttaaaaataagtTTGAGGAAGCAAATGTCAACTCAGAAAATTCATCGTTGCCCGGTCTGCTCAAGGTGTTTCTCTAGAATTTTCCTTATGAAATCTCACATGAGGAATAACCATATACAGGAAGTCAAACAGAAGGGTTTCAAGTGTTTCATATGTGGAAAAGTTTTCAGGAGCCTCGGCAACATTGGGCTTCACATGAACTCTCATGTTCCAGTCCGTAGTCTGCCTTGTCTTctgtgtagaaaaaaattcagcaACGGTCTCCATTTAAAGCTGCATATGAAAATCCATTCTAGTGAAATGTTTTATTGCAAGATTTGTTACAAAAGATTTTATAATGCCAATCACTTCTTTCGACACAGGGCCATGAACCCAATAGATTGTAACTGTGAGGGATATGCCAGCAACACAAAGCACAGTGCATCTTGTGTGAAGGTCAGGGTCTTCTTCAAAGCAGGCAACAGCTACATACTGGATGTATGCAAAGAAAGTTCGCTACATGCGTGCAAGATTTGTTCAGCCCAATTCGAAAGTGTAATGCATTTGCAACACCACCTAAAAACAAAGCATGAGATGATCAGATCCATACATGCTCTACTATCAAGGAAAACATGA